A genomic stretch from Komagataeibacter xylinus includes:
- a CDS encoding TonB-dependent siderophore receptor: MAASVDTPTATGNRFRHILLTAVALSTHGSLTCAGALAAPSAGVNSSTVLSFHIAQKPLRDALVDLGTQARVRLIFAADSIPNITVAPLNGTFSVPDAIGRLLGGTGLTFSSRDGAFYIQKSAIASITLGPVRVGGTVAHESATGPGVGYVATNTLTGSKTDTPIIEIPNSIHVITKQQMIDQQPQNVMEALRYTPGVHVEGLGGFANGVGSGYNNGSIVQRGFATAQFVDGIRSYSNSAGETAFLERIEVMNGPASVLYGQTTPGGLIGMSLKKPTDTPLRNVTLGFGNWGRYEATFDVSDRVTKSGNVRYRIAGIGVTQGTQTNNIDYHRVGVLPSITWDIDHKTSLTLLGSYMYTPGDGINMTQLPPSVLLNTNGYGRIPRSRFLGDRNWNESGQTDAMFEYQFRHTFNRWIDFSQTMRFESSEFRNKTLMRGEGMVTDQLYSRAPVETNWPSTTIGLDTRVGGKLPIGPVKNTWIVGTDFRQYTSRDSSLTDDTPGNNGYPGLDGYTLVNVYNPQSNYVPCMDIHSSKCLVSGYQSHQNYFQEGIYFQDQLKYKGLSVILGGRQDWVNYHGYTAQTSNENATHTYTYTRTSALPRPQAAFTWRAGLVYQFKFGLAPYFSYSTSFVPQSSRNWQGNLFPPLTGKQLEAGLKYQSPDQKIFLQAAAFRIEEDHYLITDPDHPNFSADAGRVRSQGFELSANANFTRDLRFMASYTYDAATYLSTNLSDTQEYANGTTGGTISEKGKYIGEGIPRNMASAFLDYTLPTRFLKGFGINGGVRYNGFTYSDDVNSFKVPAYTLFDIGAHYDFGQATPILKGLRGQLSVSNLTNKYYITSCGGTYSCYIGQGRRVYGNLSYSW; this comes from the coding sequence ATGGCAGCAAGCGTTGATACCCCCACCGCCACAGGCAACCGATTCCGTCATATCCTGCTGACAGCAGTGGCCCTTTCCACACACGGGAGCCTGACATGTGCGGGTGCGCTGGCCGCACCATCCGCCGGGGTCAACAGTAGCACGGTCCTGTCCTTCCACATCGCGCAGAAACCCCTGCGTGATGCGCTGGTGGATCTGGGCACGCAGGCCCGCGTACGCCTGATCTTTGCTGCTGACAGCATACCGAATATCACGGTCGCCCCCCTGAACGGCACGTTTTCGGTGCCGGACGCAATCGGGCGACTGCTGGGTGGGACAGGACTGACATTTTCCAGCCGGGACGGCGCATTCTACATCCAGAAATCCGCGATCGCCAGCATTACGCTGGGCCCCGTACGGGTGGGCGGCACGGTGGCGCATGAAAGTGCCACCGGACCCGGCGTAGGCTACGTAGCCACCAATACCCTGACCGGGTCAAAGACCGACACGCCCATCATCGAGATACCGAACTCGATCCACGTCATCACCAAACAGCAGATGATTGACCAGCAACCCCAGAACGTGATGGAGGCGCTGCGCTACACCCCAGGCGTGCATGTGGAGGGGTTGGGCGGCTTCGCCAATGGCGTGGGCAGTGGATACAATAATGGCAGTATCGTGCAGCGCGGCTTTGCCACCGCGCAGTTTGTCGATGGCATCCGGTCATATTCCAACAGCGCGGGGGAGACCGCGTTCCTTGAACGTATCGAGGTCATGAACGGACCGGCCTCCGTGCTGTATGGCCAGACCACGCCGGGCGGCCTGATCGGCATGTCCCTGAAAAAGCCGACCGACACGCCGCTGCGCAATGTCACCCTTGGCTTTGGCAACTGGGGCCGGTATGAGGCCACGTTCGATGTCAGCGACCGGGTCACGAAGTCTGGCAACGTGCGCTACCGTATTGCCGGGATTGGCGTAACCCAGGGCACGCAGACCAATAACATCGACTACCACCGCGTGGGCGTCCTGCCCTCCATTACGTGGGATATTGACCATAAAACCTCACTGACCCTGTTGGGCAGCTATATGTACACGCCTGGCGATGGCATCAACATGACGCAGCTTCCGCCCAGCGTGCTGCTCAATACCAACGGTTATGGCCGCATTCCCCGCAGCCGTTTTCTGGGTGACAGGAACTGGAATGAATCCGGCCAGACAGATGCGATGTTTGAATACCAGTTCAGGCACACCTTCAACCGCTGGATCGATTTCAGCCAGACCATGCGTTTTGAAAGCTCGGAGTTTCGTAACAAGACGCTCATGCGCGGCGAAGGCATGGTGACCGACCAGCTATACTCCCGCGCGCCGGTCGAGACCAACTGGCCCAGCACCACCATCGGACTCGATACGCGCGTGGGTGGTAAACTGCCAATCGGTCCCGTAAAGAATACCTGGATCGTGGGAACAGATTTTCGGCAGTATACCAGCCGGGACAGTTCGCTCACCGATGATACGCCAGGCAATAACGGCTATCCCGGCCTTGATGGGTATACGCTGGTCAATGTCTATAATCCGCAGAGCAATTACGTGCCCTGCATGGACATCCATTCCTCCAAATGTCTTGTCAGCGGATATCAGAGCCACCAGAACTATTTTCAGGAAGGCATCTATTTTCAGGATCAGCTTAAATACAAGGGGCTGTCCGTTATCCTTGGCGGCCGGCAGGACTGGGTGAACTATCATGGCTATACCGCGCAGACGAGCAACGAGAACGCCACCCATACCTACACCTATACCCGCACCAGTGCCCTGCCACGGCCGCAGGCGGCCTTCACATGGCGCGCGGGGCTGGTCTATCAGTTCAAATTCGGCCTGGCGCCGTATTTCAGCTATTCCACATCCTTCGTGCCGCAGAGTTCGCGCAACTGGCAGGGTAACCTGTTTCCGCCGCTGACCGGCAAGCAGCTTGAAGCAGGACTGAAATATCAGTCACCTGACCAGAAAATCTTTCTACAGGCCGCCGCTTTCCGGATCGAGGAGGACCATTACCTGATTACCGACCCCGACCACCCGAATTTTTCGGCCGATGCAGGGCGTGTACGCTCACAGGGCTTCGAGCTTTCGGCCAATGCCAACTTCACCCGCGACCTGCGCTTCATGGCATCCTACACCTATGACGCCGCGACCTATCTCAGCACCAACCTGAGCGATACGCAGGAATATGCCAACGGCACCACAGGCGGTACGATATCAGAAAAAGGAAAATACATAGGCGAGGGGATTCCCCGCAACATGGCTTCCGCCTTTCTGGATTACACGCTACCCACGCGTTTCCTCAAGGGCTTCGGCATCAATGGCGGCGTGCGATATAACGGCTTTACCTATTCCGATGACGTAAACAGCTTCAAGGTCCCCGCGTACACCCTGTTCGATATCGGCGCGCATTACGATTTCGGGCAGGCCACGCCCATCCTGAAGGGATTGCGAGGGCAGCTTTCCGTCTCCAACCTGACCAACAAATATTACATCACCTCATGCGGGGGGACCTACTCGTGCTATATCGGGCAGGGTCGGCGTGTTTACGGCAACCTGAGCTATAGCTGGTAA
- a CDS encoding PepSY domain-containing protein, with protein sequence MTPRALRRWFSVHKWTSLVCTIFLLIVCVTGLPMLFSEQIWDIFVGDDDPPYEVLPPGTPNASLDVIVEKARALYPGQIITNVSPDDDEPAVLISMAPSWQALKDDENHPDRHSGHWIKFDARTAGVIKQSRPTDAPKEPRTWTGIILGTCTRLHMNLFAGLPGALFMGAMGGAFVASLVSGTVLYGRFMKRLPFGSVRRDRASRLTWLDLHNLLGAATLVWATVVGFTGLVNELQTPLFGLWRVTDVRQILRPYANLPVPSQDHLSSVQAAFDTAAKAAPGNEVTGLSFPGASFGSPVHYVLWTRGATPLRARLFTPVLIDARTGELTGAYPMPWYLRFLEFSRPLHFGDYGGMPLRILWALLDVVVIGVLVSGLVLWAGKRRIATDARLRALGYDLDDADGVAALAERT encoded by the coding sequence ATGACGCCCCGCGCCCTTCGTCGGTGGTTCAGCGTTCATAAGTGGACCAGCCTTGTCTGCACCATCTTCCTTCTGATCGTATGCGTAACCGGATTGCCGATGCTGTTTTCCGAGCAGATATGGGACATTTTCGTCGGCGACGATGACCCACCTTATGAGGTTCTGCCGCCCGGCACGCCGAACGCCAGTCTGGACGTCATCGTGGAGAAGGCGCGTGCGCTGTACCCCGGCCAGATCATCACCAATGTTTCACCCGATGATGATGAACCGGCTGTGCTGATCTCCATGGCCCCAAGCTGGCAGGCGCTGAAGGACGACGAGAACCATCCAGACCGTCATTCCGGTCACTGGATCAAGTTCGATGCCCGCACAGCCGGGGTAATCAAGCAGTCCCGCCCCACCGATGCCCCGAAAGAGCCACGGACATGGACCGGCATTATCCTTGGCACCTGCACACGCCTGCACATGAACCTGTTCGCGGGCCTTCCCGGTGCGCTGTTCATGGGCGCGATGGGCGGTGCCTTCGTTGCCTCGCTGGTGTCCGGCACGGTGCTTTATGGCCGGTTCATGAAGCGGCTGCCGTTCGGCTCGGTCCGGCGTGACCGGGCCTCGCGCCTGACATGGCTCGACCTGCACAACCTGCTGGGGGCCGCCACACTGGTCTGGGCAACGGTGGTGGGCTTTACGGGGCTGGTCAACGAACTTCAGACCCCGCTGTTCGGCCTGTGGCGTGTGACGGACGTGCGGCAGATTTTGCGCCCTTACGCCAACCTGCCGGTGCCGTCGCAGGACCATCTGTCCTCGGTGCAGGCCGCGTTCGACACGGCGGCAAAAGCCGCTCCCGGCAATGAGGTGACCGGCCTGTCTTTCCCCGGCGCCTCCTTCGGCAGCCCGGTGCATTACGTGCTCTGGACCCGTGGCGCGACACCGTTGCGCGCCCGGCTGTTTACACCGGTTCTGATCGATGCACGCACGGGCGAGCTGACCGGGGCGTATCCCATGCCGTGGTATCTGCGCTTCCTCGAATTCTCCCGCCCGCTGCATTTCGGTGATTATGGCGGCATGCCGCTGCGTATCCTCTGGGCGTTGCTCGATGTGGTGGTGATCGGGGTGCTGGTCAGCGGTCTGGTGCTGTGGGCAGGCAAGCGCAGGATCGCCACCGATGCCCGCCTGCGGGCGCTGGGTTACGATCTGGATGATGCGGACGGCGTGGCTGCTTTGGCGGAGCGCACATGA
- the tnpB gene encoding IS66 family insertion sequence element accessory protein TnpB (TnpB, as the term is used for proteins encoded by IS66 family insertion elements, is considered an accessory protein, since TnpC, encoded by a neighboring gene, is a DDE family transposase.) → MIPLPSTLRIWLAAGVTDMRLGMPGLALKVQEALGRDPFAGDVYAFRGRRGDLVKLIWHDGIGLSLYAKRIERGHFLWPSAKDGAIHLSPSQLTCLLEGVDWRNPQKTWRPELAG, encoded by the coding sequence ATGATCCCGCTTCCCTCCACGCTGAGGATATGGCTGGCGGCCGGTGTAACCGATATGCGCCTGGGGATGCCCGGGCTGGCGTTGAAGGTCCAGGAAGCACTGGGTCGTGACCCTTTCGCGGGTGACGTCTATGCCTTCAGGGGCCGACGCGGCGACCTGGTGAAACTGATCTGGCACGATGGGATCGGCCTTTCCTTATATGCGAAGCGGATCGAGCGCGGGCATTTCCTGTGGCCTTCGGCAAAGGACGGAGCGATCCATCTCTCCCCGTCACAATTGACTTGTCTGCTGGAGGGTGTGGATTGGCGCAATCCGCAGAAAACATGGAGACCTGAACTGGCGGGATAA
- a CDS encoding cyclic peptide export ABC transporter, with protein MNRMQSSHTGVLRVLWRLQRPLWPVTLGATLVGTAGGLASAWLLSGINNALHAPDRLNASLALNLAGLCVLSIAGSALAGIGNSAAGQKIITHLRQEVAARVLATPLATLERHKPHRMLAILNGDISTVSAFTFNFSGYVVSFAVVLACVIYLAVLSPPACLIVIASFACGVALTIWRRRRWRSDYREIRSMEDRLQNQYRTITEGARELQLNHMRRDHVRHTLLGGAASRIAALKIAAMRRFWLFDSVHEALFFLTVALLLGTRFLTGLSTPAASGAVLVLLYARGPLERLLQALPAMTETEIALQRIAELTADLPDGRLPALNAENAVAFHHAITLHGATCQPDGMATPGFTLGPVDLIIRHGEIVFITGGNGAGKTTLVKLLLGLYAPTKGAVLCDGVPVTAENAAAYRQLFATVFTDYFLFDDLLHPDARTVALAARWLERLGLAHKVRLEQGHFSTTDLSTGQRRRLALVQALAEHRPVLMLDEWAADQDPVFRRVFYTEILPELKAAGQTLIVISHDDHYFATADHIIHLEEGRIVTDSHPTKMGQGRHAMRAQGRDPSGKGTMVRQSY; from the coding sequence ATGAACCGCATGCAGTCTTCACATACTGGCGTGTTACGTGTCCTGTGGCGTCTGCAACGCCCGTTATGGCCTGTAACACTGGGGGCGACGCTTGTCGGCACGGCAGGGGGGCTTGCAAGCGCATGGCTGCTGTCCGGGATCAACAACGCCCTGCATGCACCAGACAGGCTGAACGCATCCCTGGCGCTGAACCTTGCGGGGCTGTGCGTGCTGTCCATTGCGGGATCAGCCCTTGCCGGAATCGGCAACAGCGCTGCGGGGCAGAAAATCATCACCCACCTGCGCCAGGAGGTTGCAGCCCGCGTGCTGGCCACCCCGCTTGCCACGCTGGAGCGGCATAAACCGCACCGGATGCTGGCCATCCTGAATGGCGATATCAGCACCGTCAGTGCGTTTACCTTCAATTTCTCGGGCTATGTCGTCTCCTTTGCGGTGGTGCTGGCCTGCGTGATCTATCTGGCCGTTCTGTCGCCACCAGCCTGCCTGATCGTAATCGCGTCCTTTGCCTGCGGCGTGGCGCTGACGATCTGGCGTCGGCGCCGATGGCGGTCTGATTACCGCGAAATCCGCAGCATGGAAGACAGGCTGCAAAACCAGTACCGCACCATTACCGAAGGGGCGCGGGAACTGCAGCTCAATCACATGCGGCGCGACCATGTGCGCCATACCCTGCTGGGTGGGGCAGCATCCCGTATCGCAGCGCTGAAAATCGCGGCCATGCGGCGGTTCTGGCTATTTGATTCCGTTCATGAAGCCCTGTTCTTCCTGACCGTGGCCCTGCTGCTGGGCACACGTTTTCTTACGGGACTGTCTACCCCTGCCGCCAGTGGCGCGGTGCTGGTACTGCTATATGCACGCGGGCCACTGGAACGGCTCTTGCAGGCGCTACCAGCCATGACCGAGACCGAAATTGCCCTGCAGCGCATTGCCGAGCTGACTGCCGACCTGCCCGATGGCAGGCTACCTGCCCTGAATGCGGAAAATGCGGTTGCCTTCCACCATGCCATTACCCTGCACGGCGCGACCTGCCAGCCTGACGGCATGGCCACGCCCGGCTTCACATTGGGGCCGGTGGACCTGATCATCCGCCATGGCGAAATCGTGTTCATCACGGGGGGCAATGGCGCGGGCAAGACCACGCTGGTCAAGCTGCTGCTCGGCCTGTATGCGCCGACGAAGGGCGCCGTGCTGTGTGACGGCGTTCCGGTTACGGCAGAAAACGCCGCCGCATACCGCCAGCTTTTTGCAACGGTGTTCACGGATTATTTCCTGTTTGACGACCTGCTGCACCCAGATGCACGGACCGTGGCCCTTGCAGCACGCTGGCTGGAACGGCTGGGCCTTGCCCATAAGGTCAGGCTGGAGCAGGGTCATTTCAGCACTACCGACCTTTCCACCGGCCAGCGCAGGCGTCTGGCGCTGGTACAGGCGCTTGCCGAACACCGGCCAGTCCTGATGCTGGACGAGTGGGCGGCCGATCAGGACCCGGTTTTCCGCCGTGTTTTCTACACTGAAATCCTGCCTGAACTGAAAGCGGCGGGGCAAACGCTGATCGTCATTTCGCATGATGATCATTATTTCGCTACGGCTGACCATATCATCCACCTTGAGGAAGGGCGCATCGTGACCGACAGCCACCCAACCAAAATGGGGCAGGGGAGGCACGCCATGCGGGCGCAGGGACGCGATCCATCGGGAAAAGGCACCATGGTCCGCCAATCATATTAA
- the tnpA gene encoding IS66-like element accessory protein TnpA, with protein MSDLRDRDAVLPASVAGSTAERLQRSGRETGERDRLAGASRIEIVSDRRRWHAPEFRARVVIASYESRRPIREVAAQFGIHPSLVFRWRREARAKGGTSFIPVMVAPAPEPQPLERRREQGTLSDRAVSLVFPDGVRLEFDTGLSADRLREIVGALRS; from the coding sequence ATGAGCGATTTAAGAGATAGGGACGCGGTACTACCTGCGAGTGTCGCAGGTAGTACCGCAGAGAGGCTCCAAAGGAGCGGTAGAGAGACAGGCGAGCGGGACAGGCTGGCGGGCGCCTCGCGGATCGAGATCGTTTCGGATCGCCGCCGCTGGCACGCCCCTGAATTTCGCGCGCGAGTGGTCATCGCGTCCTACGAGAGCCGACGCCCCATAAGGGAGGTGGCTGCACAGTTTGGGATCCATCCAAGTCTGGTGTTTCGCTGGCGGCGAGAGGCTCGGGCCAAAGGCGGGACATCGTTCATACCTGTCATGGTGGCCCCGGCCCCCGAGCCGCAGCCATTGGAGCGTCGGAGAGAACAGGGAACGCTGTCCGACCGAGCCGTCAGCCTGGTCTTTCCGGACGGTGTGCGGCTGGAGTTCGACACAGGGCTGTCCGCTGATCGTCTGCGTGAGATTGTGGGCGCACTACGATCATGA
- a CDS encoding sigma-70 family RNA polymerase sigma factor yields the protein MDIPRPDAIEILTPERQLASQDELRHVLACLDGLPPRTRRAFELSQLYGHKQREVAEILGVSSPRVHAMLRQAFQRITEQLGEE from the coding sequence GTGGATATCCCGCGCCCCGATGCCATCGAAATCCTGACACCCGAACGCCAACTGGCCAGCCAGGATGAACTCCGCCACGTGCTGGCCTGCCTTGACGGCCTACCCCCGCGTACCCGCCGCGCGTTTGAACTGAGCCAGCTCTATGGCCATAAACAGCGTGAAGTGGCCGAGATCCTCGGTGTCAGTTCTCCGCGCGTGCATGCCATGCTCCGGCAGGCCTTCCAGCGGATTACCGAGCAGCTTGGTGAAGAATGA
- a CDS encoding sigma factor — protein MSISLEAVPVSYADKIFLEVLESNRRHLVALAARVVGCAWRGEEIVQDAYIRIIRAGAAPQDIQHPLGYLKRVIFRLAIDARRAKAVERAYAQAISSPVSSRRLTPC, from the coding sequence GTGTCGATCTCCTTGGAGGCGGTGCCCGTGTCCTACGCGGACAAGATTTTTCTGGAAGTCCTTGAAAGCAACAGACGCCATCTTGTCGCGCTGGCGGCACGGGTTGTGGGCTGCGCATGGCGGGGCGAGGAAATCGTGCAGGACGCCTATATCCGCATCATCCGCGCCGGAGCCGCGCCACAGGACATCCAACACCCGCTCGGTTACCTGAAACGGGTGATTTTCCGCCTCGCCATTGATGCACGCCGGGCAAAAGCCGTTGAACGTGCCTATGCGCAGGCCATCAGTTCTCCCGTAAGCTCCCGGCGACTGACGCCTTGCTGA
- the tnpC gene encoding IS66 family transposase: MTGDTDDIIALRAALAAAEARAQVAELRASTAEIRATDAEARAASAEAQIAHLKHLIARMRQDRFGASSERGRRLLAQLELELEELETTLAEDAPENAADPAVRATAPRSNRGRQPLRADLPRERVVIPAPTQCPCCGSDRLSKLGESVTETLEVIPRQFKVIQTVREKFTCRDCESITQPPAPFHPIARGRAGPWLLSTILCDKFLQHLPLNRQSDAFAREGIDLDTSTLADWVGACTATLAPLTTLIRAHVLAAQRLHADDTTVPVLAKGRTVTGRLWNYVRDDGPFGGPAPPAVWFRYSRDRKGEHPTDHLTGWTGILQSDAYAGYNTLAKPGRQPAPVVSAGCWAHGRRGLFKIAERDKAPLAIEAVGRIDAIFQAERTINGTPPEHRLAVRQTDIAPLVDDLFDWMRECCRRMSTKNPVTHAMNYFLRRADTFTRFLTDGRICLSNNAAERALRGIALGRKAWLFAGSDRGGERAAAMYSLIVTARLNDVDPHAWLADVLARINDIPNPRLHELLPWHWKAHQQVHNTIAA, from the coding sequence ATGACGGGAGACACGGACGACATCATCGCCTTGCGCGCAGCACTTGCCGCTGCCGAGGCGCGTGCCCAGGTCGCCGAACTCCGGGCGTCTACTGCCGAAATCCGGGCCACTGATGCAGAAGCGCGCGCGGCCAGCGCCGAAGCGCAGATTGCCCATCTCAAACATCTTATCGCGCGGATGCGCCAGGACCGTTTCGGCGCCTCGTCGGAGCGGGGGCGCCGCCTGCTGGCCCAGCTCGAACTCGAACTGGAAGAGCTGGAGACGACACTCGCCGAGGACGCGCCCGAAAATGCGGCGGATCCCGCCGTCCGCGCGACAGCACCCAGGAGCAACCGGGGGCGCCAGCCCCTGCGTGCCGATCTGCCGCGCGAGCGGGTCGTCATCCCCGCACCGACACAGTGTCCGTGCTGTGGCAGCGATCGTCTGAGCAAACTGGGGGAGAGCGTCACCGAGACGCTGGAGGTGATCCCGCGCCAGTTCAAGGTCATCCAGACGGTGCGGGAGAAGTTCACCTGCCGGGACTGCGAGAGCATCACCCAGCCACCCGCCCCCTTCCATCCGATCGCGCGCGGACGCGCCGGCCCATGGCTGCTGTCGACCATCCTGTGCGACAAGTTCCTGCAGCATCTGCCGCTGAACCGCCAGAGCGATGCCTTTGCCCGCGAAGGGATCGATCTCGACACATCAACGCTGGCCGACTGGGTGGGAGCCTGCACCGCGACGCTGGCCCCCCTGACTACGCTGATCCGGGCGCATGTGCTGGCGGCACAACGCCTGCACGCGGACGACACCACCGTGCCGGTTCTGGCGAAAGGCCGGACAGTCACCGGACGATTGTGGAATTACGTGCGTGATGATGGTCCATTTGGTGGGCCAGCACCGCCAGCCGTCTGGTTCCGGTATTCCCGGGACCGCAAGGGCGAACATCCCACGGACCATCTCACCGGCTGGACCGGCATTCTGCAGTCAGACGCCTATGCGGGTTATAATACTCTGGCGAAACCGGGACGCCAACCCGCGCCGGTTGTCTCCGCCGGATGCTGGGCCCACGGACGCAGAGGGCTGTTCAAAATCGCCGAGAGGGACAAGGCGCCCCTCGCCATAGAGGCAGTAGGCAGGATCGACGCCATATTCCAGGCCGAGCGCACCATCAACGGTACGCCCCCAGAACATCGGCTGGCAGTCCGTCAAACAGACATAGCCCCTCTGGTCGACGATCTGTTCGACTGGATGCGGGAGTGTTGCCGGCGCATGTCGACCAAAAATCCCGTTACCCACGCCATGAACTATTTTCTACGGCGTGCCGATACATTCACACGATTCCTCACTGACGGCCGGATCTGCCTCTCAAACAATGCAGCAGAACGCGCCCTGCGCGGCATCGCCCTGGGCAGGAAAGCCTGGTTGTTCGCCGGGTCCGATCGTGGCGGAGAGCGCGCCGCCGCCATGTATTCCCTGATCGTCACCGCGCGCCTGAACGATGTCGATCCCCATGCATGGCTCGCTGATGTCCTGGCACGGATCAATGACATTCCCAATCCACGCCTCCATGAACTCCTGCCCTGGCACTGGAAAGCCCACCAGCAGGTCCACAATACCATCGCCGCCTGA
- the exbB gene encoding tonB-system energizer ExbB, producing MTPISFSPWDMFLNAGPVVRCVMILLAAASLLTWTIFIAKSVELLRVRLKLQKAEKSLEDANTLDLGEEWTRGNSSIAHTLVMAAETERRRSADIPDDGEGLKERIVLHLERLEAAEGRRLLRGTGVLATIGATSPFIGLFGTVWGIMTSFTGIAASKATSLAVVAPGIAEALLATALGLVAAIPAVVIYNHLARQTASCRAQVADLTALVMRLVSRDLGRTQMLMAQGNIVRLGSQARDVRTAAAE from the coding sequence ATGACCCCGATCTCGTTCTCTCCGTGGGACATGTTCCTCAATGCCGGTCCGGTGGTCCGCTGCGTCATGATCCTGCTGGCCGCAGCTTCGCTGCTGACCTGGACGATCTTCATCGCCAAGTCGGTCGAACTGCTGCGCGTGCGCCTCAAGCTCCAGAAAGCCGAAAAGTCGCTGGAAGACGCCAATACGCTGGACCTTGGCGAGGAATGGACGCGCGGAAATTCGTCGATCGCCCACACGCTGGTCATGGCCGCCGAGACCGAGCGCAGGCGCTCTGCCGACATTCCCGATGACGGCGAGGGGCTGAAGGAACGGATCGTCCTGCATCTCGAACGCCTTGAGGCCGCCGAGGGCCGCAGGTTGCTGCGCGGCACCGGCGTGCTGGCCACCATTGGCGCGACCTCGCCCTTCATCGGTCTGTTCGGCACGGTCTGGGGCATCATGACCTCGTTCACCGGCATAGCCGCCAGCAAGGCCACCAGCCTTGCCGTCGTGGCCCCCGGCATTGCCGAGGCCCTTCTGGCAACAGCGCTGGGTCTGGTCGCGGCCATCCCGGCCGTGGTGATCTACAACCATCTCGCCCGCCAGACCGCCTCGTGCCGCGCGCAGGTGGCGGACCTCACCGCACTGGTGATGCGGCTGGTCTCGCGTGATCTGGGGCGCACGCAGATGCTGATGGCGCAGGGCAATATCGTGCGGCTTGGTTCGCAGGCGCGCGATGTCCGCACGGCAGCGGCGGAGTGA
- a CDS encoding FecR domain-containing protein → MTDIPPPDAADTALSFLLRVQDDPENDCLKAELQQWRQADPAHERAWQQTLRVRLLGQMALQGATQAQSPSKPMPDNLHRFPVRRWRVAAAATAAAAAVVMACMPSLRLWFQADYTTTTGQTRQIALDDGSHLTLGSASAIAVHMQGDTRRVVLLKGEALFQVKHDPRRTFVVEADGVVSRDIGTVFDVRSGAGHVVLGVGEGTVGLRAPQAGIAAEQTVNAGEQIDITEQTGAVRRSTISPDSVGSWNTGLFGASAVSVADMLGILRRHYPGYVIVRGTIPASRLVGGVYDLQHPADSLRMLVTSSGGSMHEVAGRILVISFPG, encoded by the coding sequence ATGACCGACATTCCCCCGCCTGACGCTGCCGATACGGCCCTTTCGTTCCTTCTCCGTGTACAGGATGATCCCGAAAATGACTGCCTGAAGGCTGAACTCCAGCAATGGCGGCAGGCTGATCCTGCGCATGAACGGGCATGGCAGCAGACATTGCGGGTCCGCCTGCTTGGCCAGATGGCCCTGCAGGGCGCGACACAGGCACAGTCCCCGTCAAAGCCCATGCCCGACAACCTGCATCGCTTCCCGGTCCGCAGATGGCGGGTGGCGGCGGCGGCTACTGCGGCGGCAGCGGCCGTTGTCATGGCCTGCATGCCTTCGCTGCGCCTGTGGTTTCAGGCGGATTACACCACGACAACAGGCCAGACGCGTCAGATTGCCCTGGATGATGGTAGTCACCTGACCCTGGGCAGCGCATCCGCCATTGCCGTGCACATGCAAGGCGATACACGCCGGGTCGTGCTGCTGAAAGGGGAGGCTCTGTTCCAGGTAAAGCATGATCCCCGGCGGACCTTCGTGGTGGAGGCCGATGGCGTGGTGTCTCGCGATATTGGCACGGTGTTTGACGTACGTAGCGGAGCCGGGCACGTCGTGCTGGGGGTTGGTGAGGGCACGGTCGGGCTGCGCGCACCACAGGCGGGAATAGCAGCCGAGCAGACCGTCAATGCCGGTGAACAGATCGATATTACGGAACAGACCGGGGCCGTGCGCCGCTCCACCATTTCACCTGACAGTGTCGGGTCATGGAATACAGGCCTGTTTGGTGCCAGTGCGGTCAGTGTCGCGGATATGCTGGGTATATTGCGCCGCCATTATCCCGGCTATGTCATCGTGCGCGGAACCATACCCGCCAGCAGGCTGGTGGGGGGCGTGTATGACCTGCAGCACCCTGCCGACAGCCTGCGCATGCTGGTCACGTCCTCTGGCGGGTCCATGCACGAAGTGGCAGGGCGTATTCTGGTTATCAGCTTTCCCGGCTGA